The Lactuca sativa cultivar Salinas chromosome 2, Lsat_Salinas_v11, whole genome shotgun sequence genome includes the window tcggcgagtttgagctccaactcgccgagtcccctcacaaaacaccaaaaatatatgaataaataatacttgggaatccgggtTGTTACAGAAACATAAACTTCTACAACATCAATAATTATTTTACTGATTAGAAGAACTAGTTGGCTTTTTATGTGCTTACAATGTTAAATCTCACTACAATTCACTCAACCTAAATCAACTCTCAAAACATAATATGACATAGAAATTTATAGGAGAAcaagagaaaaccctaagttctaACAAAGGAATCCTATATGTATATGAAGAAGAATAAGAGAATTATGCGTGAACTAACACTCTGAGTAATGAACCAAAAATACAATATATGATATAAATACAAGGATACTTGCCGGGTCATGTAAGACCCACATGTTTCATCTAACTTCCATAAAAAATGAGCCCAAGTCCAATACTTACATAGACTTGACACAAACTACCCGTAATGAAATAATTAACAATCTTGCACTTCCAAATATACTAAAAAGGCCCATGATAATAAAGATTAACACAAACACAACAAAGTACAATACCAATATTATCAACAATAAGATTGAACAATTTAATATCATTATTTCACCAAGTGGCTTAAAGAACGAGATGATGTTATTAACTcggcataaatataattttttgtcCTACTCGAACTTCTTGTTGAGGTAGTCCCTTTACAAATTTATGTTGTTGATCAAAAAAACTTCCGTTTAGGTTTAAATGTTgctccataatatatatatatatatatatatatatatatatatatatatatatatatatatatatatgagaaaagtgAATATATATAACAGCCCCATACAAGCTTAGGTGTGGAACCAAATACCACGTCGTTTTGAGGTTGATTTGCCAATACCCTATTTTCCTACGAAATTCGCAGTACCCAATTGATGTAGCTTCTCAGTTGAACTTTCAAGATCTTCCTTTATTATTCTATCTTCATATTTAATCGCAATGTCATGATCATCTTCTCATTTTCGTAATCGCAAGGTAATAGTCTTCTTTATTGTTTTTCTAATTGCATATATGAAACCGAAGTCATATACACAGCATAACGCATTCAATTCTAAGCATTATTAAATTTTTCTGCCTcacttatttaatattatttacatATAACAAAATCTATATGAACGCATTCATTTTTGAGTTCTTCTTTGCTTGTCCCATTTGACATCGACATATATGTTTATTCAATTATCACTTTATTTActaaccaaatcatcaagtaatTAAAAATCAAAGTGGCACTAGGCATCATGCTAATCAATGGGGAAACAATATTATATTCAATTAATGGAGTCCAAACTAAGATGCGATCAAAATTAAAAGATTACACACAATTATTTCATGCCATTATAAAACAATAGCTTGTAATTTCACTTTTAAGATGTTGAGTGAGTTCTTATAAGTACTTGTTTTCGGTAGTATGTGCAATTTATTAGTGTTATCAAGTAATTAACTTGTAATTTCTTTctctttcgttttttttttcttttaatttgacAGGATTTCTATTGTTTCCAATCTGTCTTCTCTTTGAAAAATCATTACAGGTAATTAATGGCATTATGTTCATCcttttgtttaaattttagtgCTTATATTTTTTCTCATGAGTACTACATACTTTGGCACTTTACAGATACTTACACATGTTGGTAGAACTCCAAGTATCAGATCGACCCTCAGAAACATGTATAACCGAAGATATTGACACTAATACCATCATGGATTTAGAAAAACAAGTAGCAGATCATTCGTTTGGAACACAAATAGATGAAGATATTGATGCAAATGGTTATTTGGAAGCAACATCTGAATCCGAGAAAATAAATGATGATGGTGTGAATCTTGGATGTGATGAAGGTGAAAATAATGATACATGTATTATTGGAAAGGTTTTCGATACACCCAACGATGCATATACATTTTACAATGACTATTCATTTTTACATGGTTTTGGTACACGAAAACATTGGATATTTAAGAACAAGTCAACAAATGAGCATTATCGGAGGATATATGTATGCAACAAAGAAGGTTTCAAACAATTGAAAGGTAATAATTCAAGTGGAAAGACAATAAAACGTCGTAGAGAGGTAAGAACTGGATGCAAAGCAATGATTCGCATTTCAAAACAAAAGGATGGGAAATGGATTGTTGACAAGTTTAATGACACACACAATCATGACTTAAGCATGACACCAACAAAGGTAATGAAGCATAGATCTCATGGGAAGTTCCACCGTACAATGGAATGTAAATCTCTTATGGTGGAACTTGGTCAATCGGGGTTGAAGCCATGTCATATTAAAAAGGCTATTAATGCATTGAAACCTTTAGATGAAGTTGATGTTACGTCAAAGCAATATGTTGATGTCTTATCCGAACAATGAAAACAATATAAGGGAAAGGAGTTTTATGGACTTATAAAGCATTTCCAAGATAAAGCATTATTGGATAACGACCATTATTTTGTCGTAGACTTGTGTGATGATGGGTGTCCTCGGAATATCTTTTGGGCTGATGGAAGATCAAGAGACGCATATACTAAGTTTAGAgatgttgttgtgtttgatgttacTTATATGACAAACAAGTACAAGATGCCATTTGCTCCCTTTGTAGGGATTAATCATCATGGGCAATCTATACTTTTTGGTGGAGCATTGCTAGAAAATGAAAAGGAAGAAACATTTGAGTGGTTATTTGAGAATTTTTTAAAATGTATGTTTACCAAGTATCCGAAGGCAATTATTACAGATCAGGATAAAGCTATGGGTAATGCGATAAAGAAAGTGTTTCCAAACACTCGGCACCGCTTTTGTGACTGGCATATTAAAAAGCATGAGTCTGAACACCTTCGACCATTTGTTACCCGTTATAGTGATTTTCAGGAATCATATAAAGATTGGGCGAATAGTGACACCATTGAAGAGTTTGAAAGCAAATGGGAAGTTATACGTATTAAGTATAATTTGGAAAATAATTGTTGGATaagtcaaatgtatagccaacggATACATTGGGCTAAAGCCTTTCTTAAAGATATTTTCTTGGCTGGTATGACAACCAGTGGACGAAGTGAGAGTATTAATTCCTTTTTTGATGGATTTGTCAATTCGAGCACCATGTTGAATGAATTCGTAATACAATATGACAAAGCAGTTAAGTCTCAAAGGGCAGCCGAAGAAGATGAGGACTTCAAGATAATGAACTCAAGAGCAGTTCTTTCATCTGTGCATCCAATTGAAGCAAAAGCAGGTGAGTGATATACTAGAAACATTTTTGAGATTTTTAAAAAAGAATGGATGGAAGCCAATAACAATTCAACTCATGAGACTCTAAAAAAAGTACAGAAGAAATAACATATCGAGTTGGGCAAATGAATATTGATAAAAAAATATTGGAGAATTGTTAGCTTCCGTTTGGTTGGTCAAATGAATGTTATATGTTCTTGTGCTAAGTATGAGATATATGGAATTTTATGCAAACATTGCCTATATGTGATGAAGAAGAGGCATGTTGAAACACTTCGGAGTCACTATATTTTACCTCGATGGACACTTAATGTTAGGTACAAAGTGGATAATAATAGTATTGGACTTGAAGAAATGAATACTGATAATGGGGTTAGTGCATACACTTTATGGTGTGTTCATTCCAACTTTACCAAAGTAATTGAACAAGCGAAATTCTCCCCTTTAAAGATAGAAAAAGTTAATAACGTATTGATAAAGCTTTTAGATGATCTAACGATTCAGGAAAAACCAATAGCATTTGAAAATTCATCGCAAGGTTATTCTGTGggacttttagaaataaatatgaCACCTCAGATATCTGTCCGAGATCCTCTTGGTCCAACTAATACGAAAGGTCGTCCGAAAAATGCAAGTAGAATCAAGTCTTCTCTAGAAATGCCGAAAAACGAACATGTTCTTACTGTCAGGGATTGGGTCATTATGCCACTAGTTGTTCAAAAAGAAAGGTAGTTATAATATTAATTTACATTTTTATgattatatttttttgaaaattatattAATTTGTTCCAGGTGGATGCATCGTTACAAGAAAAACAGTGACGAATGGTTGCTATTTTCTGGGATGCTGTGGGAAGAAGTTTTATGGAAAAAATATGTGCTTACCTTCTGTTTTGTTTTTTGGAATATGCTTTTGGAATAACGGATAGTTGTTattttttggaaaagaaaaaataGTGATGGAGAGCTTTTTTAGTTCTCGAACCTATTTTGGAATGGTTGAGAGAAACAATTTTATGTTTCTTCCTGTTTTAAATAATAATGAGCAAGTTGATGGCTAGTTATCATAAAAATATGAGCATTGCCATAAGTGTAAGTAGGTTGTTATTATCAGTGAAaaacaaaagtacattgctactacaagttaaaaataaaagtatattgctattacaGGTTAAAAAACAAATGCATGATGCTATTCCAGGTTAAAAACATAAGTAGGTTGCTGTTACAAGTTAAAAACAGAATTACGTTGCTATTACAGGTTAAAAAAAAGTACCTTGCTATTACAGGTTAAAAAACAAATGCATGTTGCTATTATAGGTTAAAAATACAAGTAGTTTACTATTATGGGTAAAAACATAAGTGGTTGCTATTACAAGTTAAAAACAGAACTATGTTGCTATTATAGGTTAAAATGTATAAATAGGTTGCTCTTTCTGTAACAATGTAAATTACGTGGCAATcttaatcaaaacaaaaatttatAATGTGTCAAAGTTTACATTGATCACCAATGGATGCTTCTAATTTAGTTAATACAAGAAATGTAACATATGTACAACTTTGctattacataaaaaaaatacaatagaGTTGATATAATCCATTGATCTAGCACCAGCAATCAAGaaatttaattatattttcaCCCACTAAATCAATTGATTGCTTCAGATTGTTAGTCTTAAGTATTTGATCTTTGTCAACTGCTATGGCAACTAGTCATGTGTTGAACATCTGGGATTCTTGTAGCTAGCAATTTGTGTTATAATCCATATTGATTCTCGTACGAGGAAATCAGTTGTTTGACTTGTATATTTGAACCGGATATCAAAATTAACTTCTCTTTTCAAACCTTATTATAAGGACAGTACTTTCACCTTCATCACATCCAAGATTCACACCATCATCATTTATTTTCTCGAATTTAGATGTTGCTTCCAAATAACCACTTGCATCAATATCTTCATCTATTTGTATTTCAAATGAATGATCTGCTACTTGTTTTTCTAAATCCATGATGGTATTAGTGTCAATATCTTTGGTTATACCTGTTTCAGAGGGTCGATCTGATACTTGGAGTTCTACCAACATGTGTAAGTATCTGTAAAGTGAAAAAGTATGTAGTACTCATGAGAAAAAAGATAAGcactaaaatttaaacaaaagGATGAACAGAATGCCATTAATTACCTGTAATGATTTTTCAAAGAGAAGACGGATTGGAAACAATAGAAATCctgtcaaattaaaaaaaaacgaaaGAGAAAGAAATTACAAGTTAATTACTTGATAACACTAATCAATTGCACATACTGCCGAAAACAAGTACTTATAAGAACTCACTCAACATCTTAAAAGTGAAATTCCAAGCTATTGTTTTATAATGGCATGAAATAATTGTGTGTAATCTTTTAATTTTGATCGCATCTTAGTTGGACTCCACAAATTGAGTATAATATTGGTTCCCCATTAATTAGCATGATGCCAAGTGCCACTGTGATTTTTAATTACTCGATGATTTGGTTAGTAAATAAAGTGATAATTGAATAAAGATATATGTCGAAGTCAAAAGGGATAATCAAAGAAGAACTCAAATATGCTCAGAATTAAATGAGTTATGCTGTGTATATGACTTCGGTTTCATATATGCAATTAGAAAAACAATAAAGAAGATTATTACCTTGCGATTACGAAAAGGAGAAGATGATCATGACATTGCGATTAAATATGAAGATAGAATAATAAAGGAAGATCTTGAAAGTTCAACTGAAAAGCTACGTCAATTGGGTACTGTGAATTTCGTAGGAAAATAGGGTATTGGCAAATCAACATCAAAACGACGTGGTATTTGGTTCCACGCCTAAGCTTGTATGGGGCTGTTATATATATTCACtttatatatatgggaaaagtgaatatatataACAGCCCCATACAAGCTTAGGTGTGGAACCAAATACCACGTCGTTTTGAGGTTGATTTGCCAATACCCTATTTTCCTACGAAATTCACAGTACCCAATTGACTTAGCTTCTCTGTTGAACTTTCAAGATCTTCCTTTATTATTCTATCTTCATATTTAATCGCAATGTCATGATCATCTTCTCCTTTTCGTAATCGCAAGGTAATAATCTTCTTTATTGTTTTTCTAATTGCATATATGAAACCGAAGTCATATACACAGCATAACGCATTCAAATCTGAGCATTATTAAAATTTTCTGCCTcacttatttaatattatttacatATAACGAAATCTATATGAACGCATTCATTTTTGAGTTCTTCTTTGATTGTCCCTGTTGACATCGACATATATGTTTATTCAATTATCACTTTATTTActaaccaaatcatcaagtaatTAAAAATCAAAGTGGCACTTGGCATCATGCTAATCAATGGGGAAACAATATTATACTCAATTAGTGGAGTCCAAACTAAGATGCGATCAAAATTAAAAGATTACACACAATTATTTCATGCCATTATAAAACAATAGCTTGTAATTTCACTTTTAAGATGTTGAGTGAGTTCTTATAAGTACTTGTTTTCGGCAGTATGTGCAATTTATTAGTGTTATCAAGTAATTAACTTGTAATTTCTTTCTCtttcgtttttttttcttttaatttgacAGGATTTCTATTATTTCCAATCTGTCTTCTCTTTGAAAAATCATTACAGGTAATTAATGGCATTATGTTCATCcttttgtttaaattttagtgCTTATCTTTTTTCTCATGAGAGTACTACATACTTTGGCACTTTACAGATACTTACACATGTTGGTAGAACTCCAAGTATCAGATCGACCCTCTGAAACAGGTATAACCGAAGATATTGACACTAATACCATCATGGATTTAGAAAAACAAGTAGCAGATCATTCGTTTGAAACACAAATAGATGAAGATATTGATGCAAATGGTTATTTGGAAGCAACATCTGAATCCGAGAAAATAAATGATGATGGTGTGAATCTTGGATGTGATGAAGGTGAAAATAATGATACATGTATTATTGGAAAGGTTTTCGATACACCCAACGATGCATATACATTTTACAATGACTATTCATTTTTACATGGTTTTGGTACACGAAAACATTGGAAATTTAAGAACAAGTCAACAAATGAGCATTATCGGAGGATATATGTATGCAACAAAGAAGGTTTCAAACAATTGAAAGGTAATAATTCAAGTGGAAAGACAATAAAACGTTGTAGAGAGGTAAGAACTGGATGCAAAGCAATGATTCGCATTTCAAAACAAAAGGATGGGAAATGGATTGTTGACAAGTTTAATGACACACACAATCATGACTTAAGCATGACACCAACAAAGGTAATGAAGCATAGATCTCATGGGAAGTTCCACCGTACAATGGAATGTAAATCTCTTATGGTGGAACTTGGTCAATCGGGGTTGAAGCCATGTCATATTAAAAAGGCTATTAATGCATTGAAACCTTTAGATGAAGTTGATGTTACGTCAAAGCAATGTGTTGATGTCTTATCCGAACAACGAAAACAATATAAGGGAAAGGAGTTTTATGGACTTATAAAGCATTTCCAAGATAAAGCATTATTGGATAACGACCATTATTTTGTCGTAGACTTGTGTGATGATGGGTGTCCTCGGAATATCTTTTGGGCTGATGGAAGATCAAGAGACGCATATACTAAGTTTAGAgatgttgttgtgtttgatgttacTTATATGACAAACAAGTACAAGATGCCATTTGCTCCCTTTGTAGGGGTTAATCATCATGGGCAATCTATACTTTTTGGTGGAGCATTGCTAGAAAATGAAAAGGAAGAAACATTTGAGTGGTTATTTGAGAATTTTTTAAAATGTATGTTTACCAAGTATCCGAAGGCAATTATTACAGATCAGGATAAAGCTATGGGTAATGCGATAAAGAAAGTGTTTCCAAACACTCGGCACCGCTTTTGTGACTGGCATATTAAAAAGCATGAGTCTGAACACCTTCGACCATTTGTTACCCGTTATAGTGATTTTCAGGAATCATATAAAGATTGGGTGAATAGTGACACCATTGAAGAGTTTGAAAGCAAATGGGAAGTTATACGTATTAAGTATAATTTGGAAAATAATTGTTGGATaagtcaaatgtatagccaacggATACATTGGGCTAAAGCCTTTCTTAAAGATATTTTCTTGGCTGGTATGACAACCAGTGGACGAAGTGAGAGTATTAATTCCTTTTTTGATGGATTTGTCAATTCGAGCACCATGTTGAATGAATTCGTAATACAATATGACAAAGCAGTTAAGTCTCAAAGGGCAGCCGAAGAAGATGAGGACTTCAAGACAATGAACTCAAGAGCAGTTCTTTCTTCTGTGCATCTAATTGAAGCAAAAGCAGGTGAGTGATATACTAGAAACATTTTTGAGATTTTTAAAAAAGAATGGATGGAAGCCAATAACAATTTAACTCATGAGACTCTAAAAAAAGTACAGAAGAAATAACATATCGAGTTGGGCAAATGAATATTGATAAAAAATATTGGAGAATTGTTAGCTTCCGTTTGGTTGGTCAAATGAATGTTATATGTTCTTGTGCTAAGTATGAGATATATGGAATTTTATGCAAACATTGCCTATATGTGATGAAGAAGAGGCATGTTGAAACACTTCGGAGTCACTATATTTTACCTCGATGGACACTTAATTTTAGGTACAAAGTGGATAATAATAGTATTGGACTTGAAGAAATGAATAATGATAATGGGGTTAGTGCATACACTTTATGGTGTGTTCGTTCCAACTTTACCAAAGTAATTGAACAAGCGAAATTCTCCCCTTTAAAGATAGAAAAAGTTAATAACGTATTGATAAAGCTTTTAGATGATCTAACGATTCAGGAAAAACCAATAGCATTTGAAAATTCATCGGAAGGTTATTCTGTGggacttttagaaataaatatgaCACCTCAGATATCTGTCCGAGATCCTCTTGGTCCAACTAATACGAAAGGTCGTCCGAAAAATGCAAGTAGAATCAAGTCTTCTCTAGAAATGCCGAAAAACGAACATGTTCTTACTGTCAGGGATTGGGTCATTATGCCACTAGTTGTTCAAAAAGAAAGGTAGTTATAATATTAATTTACATTTTTATGATTATctttttttgaaaattatattAATTTGTTCCAGGTGAATGCATCGTTACAAGAAAAACAGTGACGAATGGTTGCTATTTTCTGGGATGCTGTGGGAAGAAGTTTTATGGAAAAAATATGTGCTTACCTTCTGTTTTGTTTTTTGGAATATGCTTTTGGAATAATGGATAGTTGTTattttttggaaaagaaaaaataGTGATGGAGATTTTTTTTAGTTCTCGAACCTATTTTGGAATGGTTGAGAGAAACAATTTTATTTCTTCCTGTTTTAAATAATAATGAGCAAGTTGATGGCTAGTTATCATAAAAATATGAGCATTGCCATAAGTGTAAGTAGGTTGTTATTATCAGTGAAaaacaaaagtacattgctattaaaagttaaaaacaaaagtatattgctattacaGGTTAAAAAACAAATGCATGATGCTATTCCAGGTTAAAAACATAAGTAGGTTGCTGTTACAAGTTAAAAACAGAATTACGTTGCTATTACAGGTTAAAAAAAAGTACCTTGCTATTACAGGTTAAAAAACAAATGCATGTTGCTATTATAGGTTAAAAATACAAGTAGTTTACTATTATGCGTAAAAACATAAGTGGTTGCTATTACAAGTTAAAAACAGAACTATGTTGCTATTATAGGTTAAAATGTATAAATAGGTTGCTCTTTCTGTAACAATGTAAATTACGTGGCTATcttaatcaaaacaaaaatttatAATGTGTCAAAGTTTACATTGATCACCAATGGATGCTTCTAATTTAGTTAATACAAGAAATGTAACATATGTACAACTTTGCtattacataaaaaaaaatacaatagaGTTGATATAAACCATTGATCTAGCACCAGCAATCAAGaaatttaattatattttcaCCCACTAAATCAATTGATTGCTTCAGATTGTTAGTCTTAAGTATTTGATCTTTGTCAACTGCTATGGCAACTAGTCATGTGTCGAACATCTGGGATTCTTGTAGCTAGCAATTTGTGTTATAATCCATATTGATTCTCGTACGAGGAAATCAGTTGTTTGACTTGTATATTTGAACTGGATATCAAAATTAACTTCTCTTTTCAAACCTTATTATAAGGACAGTACTTTCACCTTCATCACATCCAAGATTCACACCATCATCATTTATTTTCTCGGATTTAGATGTTGCTTCCAAATAACCACTTGCATCAATATCTTCATCTATATGTATTTCAAATGAATGATCTGCTACTTGTTTTTCTAAATCCAAGATGGTATTAGTGTCAATATCTTTGGTTATACCTGTTTCAAAGGGTCGATCTGATACTTGGAGTTCTACCAACATGTGTAAGTATCTGTAAAGTGCAAAAGTATGTAGTACTCATGAGAAAAAAGATAAGcactaaaatttaaacaaaagGATGAACAGAATGCCATTAATTACCTGTAATGATTTTTCAAAGAGAAGACGGATTGGAAACAATATAAATCctgtcaaattaaaaaaaaacgaaaGAGAAAGAAATTACAAGTTAATTACTTGATAACACTAATCAAATGCACATACTGCCGAAAACAAGTACTTATAAGAACTCACTCAACATCTTAAAAGTGAAATTACAAGCTATTGTTTTATAATGGCATGAAATAATTGTGTGTAATCTTTTAATTTTGATCGCATCTTAGTTGGACTCCACTAATTGAGTATGATATTGTTTCCCCATTAATTAGCATGATGCCAAGTGCCACTGTGATTTTTAattacttgatgatttggttagTAAATAAAGTGATAATTGAATAAAGATATATGTCGAAGTCAAAAGGGATAATCAAAGAAGAACTCAAATATGCTCAGAATTAAATGAGTTATGCTTTGTATATGACTTCGGTTTCATATATGCAATTAGAAAAACAATAAAGAAGATTATTACCTTGCGATTACGAAAAGGAGAAGATGATCAAGACATTGCGATTAAATATGAAGATAGAATAATAAAGGAAGATCTTGAAAGTTCAACTGAAAAGCTACGTCAATTGGGTACTGTGAATTTCGTAGGAAAATAGGGTATTGGCAAATCAACCTCAAAACGATGTTGTATTTGGTTCCACGCCTAAGCTTGTATGGGGCTGTTATATATATTCACtttatatatatgggaaaagtgaatatatataACAGCCCCATACAAGCTTAGGTGTGGAACCAAATACCACGTCGTTTTGAGGTTGATTTGCCAATACCCTATTTTCCTACGAAATTCACAGTACCCAATTGACTTAGCTTCTCTGTTGAACTTTCAAGATCTTCCTTTATTATTCTATCTTCATATTTAATCGCAATGTCATGATCATCTTCTCCTTTTCGTAATCGCAAGGTAATAATCTTCTTTATTGTTTTTCTAATTGCATATATGAAACCGAAGTCATATACACAGCATAACGCATTCAAATCTGAGCATTATTAAAATTTTCTGCCTcacttatttaatattatttacatATAACGAAATCTATATGAACGCATTCATTTTTAAGTTCTTCTTTGATTGTCCCTGTTGACATCGACATATATGTTTATACAATTATCACTTTATTTActaaccaaatcatcaagtaatTAAAAATCAAAG containing:
- the LOC128132274 gene encoding protein FAR1-RELATED SEQUENCE 5-like gives rise to the protein MLVELQVSDRPSETGITEDIDTNTIMDLEKQVADHSFETQIDEDIDANGYLEATSESEKINDDGVNLGCDEGENNDTCIIGKVFDTPNDAYTFYNDYSFLHGFGTRKHWKFKNKSTNEHYRRIYVCNKEGFKQLKGNNSSGKTIKRCREVRTGCKAMIRISKQKDGKWIVDKFNDTHNHDLSMTPTKVMKHRSHGKFHRTMECKSLMVELGQSGLKPCHIKKAINALKPLDEVDVTSKQCVDVLSEQRKQYKGKEFYGLIKHFQDKALLDNDHYFVVDLCDDGCPRNIFWADGRSRDAYTKFRDVVVFDVTYMTNKYKMPFAPFVGVNHHGQSILFGGALLENEKEETFEWLFENFLKCMFTKYPKAIITDQDKAMGNAIKKVFPNTRHRFCDWHIKKHESEHLRPFVTRYSDFQESYKDWVNSDTIEEFESKWEVIRIKYNLENNCWISQMYSQRIHWAKAFLKDIFLAGMTTSGRSESINSFFDGFVNSSTMLNEFVIQYDKAVKSQRAAEEDEDFKTMNSRAVLSSVHLIEAKAEEITYRVGQMNIDKKYWRIVSFRLVGQMNVICSCAKYEIYGILCKHCLYVMKKRHVETLRSHYILPRWTLNFRYKVDNNSIGLEEMNNDNGVSAYTLWCVRSNFTKVIEQAKFSPLKIEKVNNVLIKLLDDLTIQEKPIAFENSSEGYSVGLLEINMTPQISVRDPLGPTNTKGRPKNASRIKSSLEMPKNEHVLTVRDWVIMPLVVQKER